The sequence GTTTTTCACCGACGATGCCGGCGAAGCGATCGAGAAGGTCGGAAGAGGTGGCGGAGCTGCTCATGGCGTGTCCTTTGCCGAAAGATCAGGCGATTTATTCTCTGGGAGCCGCTGCGCGGCGCAGCCGATCGTTGATGGCCTCGCCGAGGCCCTCGTCGGGAATATGCGAAAAGGCAATCGTTGTCGCGCCTGTGGCATCGGCGCGCTTCATGAAATCAAAGAGGTTTGCGGCGGCTTCCGAGAGATCGCCGCTCGCGCTCAGATCCAGCACGGCAACGGCGTTCTCGCTGCCGGGAATATCTGGCGCGCCGAAGCGAATCAGCGCCTCGCTTGCGGAAACCTCCGTGGCGTCGAGCCGCACCGCTGCTCCCGGCGCATAATGCGAAGCAAGCATGCCTGGCGCCTCGATGGCAGCGGAAGCCTTTTTCTTGCGCTTCAGTGCCTTGCCGGCCACCCGCTCGATCTCGCTTGCCGCGAGACCGCCCGGTCGCAGCAGGCGCATCTCGCCATCCTCGACCTTGACGATCGTCGACTCCACGCCGACGACCGATGATCCGGCGTCGAGAATAAGAGTAATCCGCTCCCCCAGGTCGTCGTTCACGTGATCAGCATTGGTGGCGCTGATCTTTCCCGAGGTATTGGCGCTCGGTGCGGCAAGCGGCCGGTCAAAGACGCGGATCAGCTCGCCGGCAAAGCCCTGCGGCACGCGGATGCCGACCGTGTCGAGGCCGGCGGTTGCCAGCGGATGGATGCCGCTATCAGGCTTGAGCGGCAGAACCAGCGTCAACGGGCCGGGCCAGAAGGCTTCCGCGAGCTTGCGCGAGATCGGGTCGAAGATGGCATAGCGCTCCGCCATGGCAAGATCGCTCATATGGCAGATCAGCGGATTGAAGCGTGGCCGCCCCTTCGTCTCGTAGATCCGGGTAATGGCTGTGGGATTGGTGGCATCGGCGGCAAGGCCGTAGACCGTCTCTGTCGGCAGCCCGATCGGCAGGCCCTGGGCAAGCGTCGCCGTTGCAACCTCTATAGCGGTTTGCGGATGTTCGAGAATGTTTATGTGTCGTGCCATGGCCTGCCTGCTTGCAGTTCAGGCCGTTCTTATGCTCTTCGAGTTTTTGGATCAATCGTCAAAGCTGGCGAATGATGTCGCGAAGCTGCTCGTTGCGGGCGCCGAGCAGGAGAACGTTGCGGATGGCGATCTGCGGATCGTGGGTGTGGAACAGCACGCCGTTGCCTCTGACATCGCGATTGATCGTCAGCTTCTTGTCTTCCGCTTGCCTGTCCGGACGGATGGCCACGGCGAAATACATCCGCGAATATTTGAGGCTGATGTCCTCGAAGAAGTTCTCTTCCTGGCCGATGCGGGCAAAGAAATTGGCGATGTAGAAAGCCCAGTTCACGTCTTCATAATGCGCGAACTGCGTCCGCGCCGCGGTAACGTGGCAATAGCCGAGATGTGGCGTGTCCTTCAGCGTGTGATGAAAGATGAGCTTCGGGAAGCGGATGGACCTATGGAAATTGTTGAGCCGATCGTGGGTCTTCTCGCCGGCGTCCCTGAGCTTCAGCGCCGTGTGTTCGGCCACCTGTTCGTGGGTGAGATATTCCCGCTCTTCCGCCAGCCAATGCGGCCTGTTGCGGTTGATGCGGCCGGTGCGCAGGAATTCGGTGTACCCCGTCGTCGATACCGGCTGCGCCGGTTCGGGCTCGGCGGGCTTCCCAGCGTCGAAATATCTGAGTTTGGCCATGCCGGATCTCGCTATAAAACTCTTTGGGTGACATGATGGATCACGGAGCTTGAGCCGAGCTTGATCGTGCCGGATTGAAGGCGCCCCGATAGCGGCTCCGTTGGCGCTTTCTGCCGCCCATTATTTGCCTGATTGCCGGCCGTTCGCTGACCTGTCGCAATCAGGATAAAGCGTCATTGGTGGAATGGATATGCGATGCTTTGACCATCTCCGATGCAGACGCCCAAGCAATTGAATTACCTGTCAATATTCTCACGCCATGCAACCGTCCTATCGTCCTGTTTCACCTGTCGTCAAATTCGAAGCCGATGTCGCATTGCAGCGCAGCGGCAGACGCGGCCGAGAGCTATGATGATATCAATCTCAAGGTGCCGTCTGCTAGGGAGACGGAGAATTGGGAAGCCGGTCAAAATCCGGCGCTGCCCCCGCAACGGTGGTGGAGTGAGGCATGGCGGATAAAGCCACTGGGCCGATCGGCCTGGGAAGGTGCCATGGGGTCCTGGCAACAGGGCCGCTCCAGAGCCCGGAAACCAGCCTTGGGCACATATGGTTTACTGACCGCGGCGGGCGGTCGGGGCATTGCTTTCGGCCGTCCCCAACGGCCTTGCATGTCCTCTGCTCGTCTTCCGGTATTGCGCAAGGATAGGCAAATGGATATCGGCAGCAAAGTTCTGCGGCAATTGAAGAACCACCGGACGGGTTTGAGCCTGGAGCAACCCTTCTACACCGATCCGGATTACTTCAAGCTCGACATGGAGACGATCTACTATCGCGACTGGCTGTTCATAGGCCATGATTGCGAAGTGCCGCGTGCGGGCAATTACTTCACCGTCCAGATCGGCGATTATCCCGTCGTCATCGTCCGTGGCCGCGATCAGGTCATCCGCGCCTTCCACAATAGCTGCCGCCACCGCGGCTCGCGCGTCTGCACGACCGAGCGCGGATCGTCGGCAAAGCTCGTCTGCCCCTATCACCAATGGACCTACGAACTTGACGGCTCGCTGCTTTTTGCCCGTCAGATGGCCGAGGATTTCGACAAGAGCCAGCATTCGCTGAAGCCGGTTCACTGCGAAAGTGTCGCTGGCTACATCTTCATCTGCCTCGCGCAGAACGCTCCCGATTTCGCACCCGTTCGCGCCACGATCGAGCCCTACATGGCCCCGCACCGTATCAGCGAAGCCAAGGTCGCCTTCCAG comes from Rhizobium tropici CIAT 899 and encodes:
- a CDS encoding L-threonylcarbamoyladenylate synthase codes for the protein MARHINILEHPQTAIEVATATLAQGLPIGLPTETVYGLAADATNPTAITRIYETKGRPRFNPLICHMSDLAMAERYAIFDPISRKLAEAFWPGPLTLVLPLKPDSGIHPLATAGLDTVGIRVPQGFAGELIRVFDRPLAAPSANTSGKISATNADHVNDDLGERITLILDAGSSVVGVESTIVKVEDGEMRLLRPGGLAASEIERVAGKALKRKKKASAAIEAPGMLASHYAPGAAVRLDATEVSASEALIRFGAPDIPGSENAVAVLDLSASGDLSEAAANLFDFMKRADATGATTIAFSHIPDEGLGEAINDRLRRAAAPRE
- a CDS encoding DUF6656 family protein; this encodes MAKLRYFDAGKPAEPEPAQPVSTTGYTEFLRTGRINRNRPHWLAEEREYLTHEQVAEHTALKLRDAGEKTHDRLNNFHRSIRFPKLIFHHTLKDTPHLGYCHVTAARTQFAHYEDVNWAFYIANFFARIGQEENFFEDISLKYSRMYFAVAIRPDRQAEDKKLTINRDVRGNGVLFHTHDPQIAIRNVLLLGARNEQLRDIIRQL